From the genome of Colletotrichum destructivum chromosome 10, complete sequence, one region includes:
- a CDS encoding uncharacterized protein (Putative ubiquitin-conjugating enzyme E2, UBA-like superfamily, ubiquitin-conjugating enzyme fungi), with amino-acid sequence MASPKERRIAKELMDIQADRDNSGVFAYPIDESNLLHLKGSFPAPPDTPYAGGQFEVDIKIPDNYPFKSPIIKFDTKIWHPNVSSQTGAICLDTLGSGWSPVQTIKTALLSLRMLLEFPNPKDPQDAEVAKMMLENPEGFAKKAHEWAVKHAGAPPKDFDTTKWKKESAAEAKANDENRYMGYNKELVDRFVNMGFEVDAVVDAFIFVGIDRNNGADYELEEAYMGDITARLLGEQ; translated from the exons ATGGCCAGCCCTAAGGAGAGACGCATCGCAAAGGAGCTGATGGACATCCAAGCCGACAGGGACAACTCCGGCGTCTTCGCGTACCCCATCGACGAGTccaacctcctccacctcaaGGGCTCGTTCCCCGCCCCTCCCGACACCCCCTACGCCGGCGGACAGTTCGAAGTTGACATCAAAATCCCCGACAACTACCCCTTCAAGTCCCCCATCATCAAGTTCGACACCAAGATCTGGCACCCCAATGTCAGCAGCCAAACC GGCGCCATCTGCCTCGATACTCTGGGCAGTGGCTGGTCTCCCGTCCAGACCATCAAGACtgccctcctctccctccgcATGCTCCTCGAGTTCCCGAACCCCAAAGACCCCCAAGATGCTGAGGTCGCCAAAATGATGCTTGAGAACCCTGAAGGTTTCGCAAAGAAGGCGCATGAATGGGCTGTGAAGCACGCTGGTGCCCCGCCCAAAGACTTCGACACTACAAAGTGGAAGAAGGAGTCTGCAGCTGAAGCCAAAGCCAACGACGAGAACAG GTACATGGGCTACAACAAGGAGCTTGTCGACCGCTTTGTCAACATGGGATTTGAGGTGGATGCTGTTGTTGACGCCTTTATCTTTGTGGGTATTGACCGCAACAACGGCGCAGACTacgagctggaggaggctTATATGGGAGACATCACTGCTCGTCTTCTGGGCGAGCAGTAA